CGCACGTAAAGCTCTTACAGATGCACCTTTACTGGTGTTGAGCATCCTCACATTTATCATAGCCAAATCTGTTACCTTAGCTATCTCGCCACCGAGCGCATCGACTTCTCTAACAACAATTCCTTTTGCCGGCCCACCCATAGCCGGATTACAAGGTGTCCATGCTATCCTGTCGAGATTTGAGGTCAAAAGAATTGTCTTGAAACCAAGTCTTGCGGTTGCCAATGCGGCTTCTACTCCCGCATGACCACCACCTATTACTGCAACATCAAAATTTTCATAAACCAGGTAATACCACCTTCCTTAGTAATCCAACTCGAGTCATTCTGAAGTCTTTGGAAGAACAATCAAAGATGAAACTATAGGTGAAATCGAGTTCTCATCATCGTTGCTTGACAATTTATTGTAACACAAACTGAAAAAATCTTTGTTCTAATCTTTTTTCAGTTTTCTGATCGCTGTGATAAAATTTGAAGAACGAGGTGAGCATGTGCGAATACTTATAACAAACGATGATGGTGTCACATCCACCGGTTTACTAACACTTGCAAAGGTATTAGCAAAAAAACACAATATATTAGTTGTTGCGCCTGAGTCAGAGCAAAGTGCAACAGGCCATGCCATAACTGTGAGAATGCCGATATGGGTTAAGAAGGTCGAAGTAGTTGGAGACTTTCCAATATATGCTACCACGGGTACCCCAGCGGATTGTGTCAAAATAGGGGTGGAGGTTCTTGCAAAAAAGACTGTCGACCTGGTCATAAGTGGTATAAATTATGGTCATAACCTTGGTACCGATGTTATCTATTCTGGTACCGTTTCTGGTGCTCTTGAGGGTGCACTACTTGGTATACCGGCTCTTGCAGTCTCAGCTCCGATTGAAAAAAATTACGATTATCATCAAGCGGCTCTTTTCATAGAAATGTTCATTAAAGATTTTGATTTCAACATTCTTGAACAATTCACCGCTTTGAACATTAACTTTCCAAGTGGTATCATTAAAGGGTGGAAAGCGACTAAGCAAAGTACCAGAAGGTACGCTGATAGATTCGAGGCGAGAATAGACCCAGCAGGTAATACTTATTACTGGATGTATGGAGATATTATTGAAGACGACCCTTCTGACGATAGTGATTACAATGCAATCAAAAATGGTTATGTTTCTGTCACGCCTATAACTGTTTTCATGAATAATGACAGAGTTCTGATGAAATTAAAGGAGGTTGAAAATGCGGCACATAAGACTCCTCGGTGATCCTATTTTGAGAAGAAAAGCCAAAGAAGTTGAGAAAATAGACGAAAATATCAAAGCCTTGGTCAAAGATCTCTTCGAAACTATGTATGCAACAGATGGCATAGGACTTGCGGCTCCTCAAATAGGAGTTCCTCTGAGAATTTTCGTCATGGACGACGGTACCCCAAAGACATTTATAAACCCTGCTATAGTTTTCAAAAGCGCAGAGACCAATATTGCCGAAGAGGGATGTCTGAGTGTGCCTGAAGTCTTTGAAAATGTCGAGAGAAGTAACGAGATCGTTATAAGATACACAGACCTCGATGGTAATGAAATAGAAGAGAGACTATCTGGTTACAGTGCGAGAGTGGCACAACACGAATACGATCATCTGGATGGTATACTTTTCATAGATTTGATCCCTGCATCGAGAAGATTTGCGATAAGGCAAAAACTTTCTAATATAATAAAACAATCTGGAAAGAAATATTCCACGAATAAGCCATGAAGATCATCTTCTTGGGTACTCCCGAGTATGCTTCGAAGCATTTGGAAGCTCTTTTAGAATCTAATTATGATATTGTAGGAGTCGTCACTCAACCGGACAGACCTGCCGGTAGAGGTCAAAGGCTTTTGCCATCTCCAGTAAAAGAAATCGCTTTGAGAGCGAATTTACCTGTTTTTGAAAAAATGAAGGACATACCTTTCGATTCACTCAAACCCGATATCGGAATTGTGGTAGCATATGGTGCGTTGATCAAGGAAAAATATTTGAATCTTTTACCCTTGGGTTTCTATAACGTTCATCCATCGTTGTTGCCAAAGTATAGAGGAGCTGCTCCAATTCAACGTGCTATTGAAAATGGTGAAAAGGTAACAGGTGTAACTTTATTCAAACTCACAAAGGAACTGGATGCCGGTCCTATTGCTGCGCAGATTTCGGTTACAATAGACGAATATGAAAATTTCGATTCGCTCGAAACTAAATTGATCAAAGTAGGAGAAAAACTCTTAAAAGATTTTCTTAAAGATCCAACATCTTTTTCACTTGTTCCACAGGATGAATCACAGGCAACGTATGCTCCAAAAATAACCGCTCAAGATATAGTTGTGGATTTTAATAAAAGTACTGAAGAAGTTAAGAACAAAATTAGGGCTTATGATTCACGACCCGGTGCCAGAACTACTCTAAGAGGAGAATTTGTCAAAGTATTTGGAGTGAGAAAAACCGATAAAACCAAATACAACGAGGTTCCTGGAACAATTGTCTACATAGATCATGAAGGTGGTCATGTTACAACTGTTGATGGAATAGTTGTTATTTCCCAAATCCAGTTTCCTTCAAAAAAGAAGGTATCGTTTCTTGAGGCGATGAATGGTAGGTTGATAAAGATCAAAGATAGATTTGTGTAAATTGCAGAGAGGAGCGGGTGGTCGCAGGCAATCTTGCCTGAGGAAAGTCCGGACTCCACGGGATGGGATGCTGGGTAACACCCAGAGGGAGTGATCCCTGGATAGGGCCATAGAGACTTCAAACCGCCCGTAAAAGGGCAAGGGTGGAAAGGTGAGGTAAGAGCTCACCAGCATCGGAGTAATCCGGTGGCTCGGTAACCCCCATCCGGAGCAAGGCCAAGCAGGGTTTGGGTGATCCCGCCCTATAAACCCGGGTAGGCCGCTTGAGAAGAGTCGAAAGGCTCTTCCCAGATAGATGACCACCTATTACAGAATCCGGCTTATAGCTCCTCTCTGCTTTCAGAGGTTGAAGAATTATGAAGAGATTCTTAGCAACTGTATCTTATGACGGGACGCAGTTTTTTGGTTTTCAGACTCAAAGTGATGTAAGAACTGTTCAAAGGGTAATAGAGGAAGCTCTTGAAAGAATTTTCAAGCAAAGAGTGACAACCATTGCCGCCGGAAGAACTGACACGGGAGTCCATGCAGTTGGTCAGGTGGTGTTGTTCAGCTGCCCAATTGAGATTGATCCAATGAGCATGAAAAATGCTTTGAATGCCAATTTGCCAGATGATGTTTATGTTCGCAGAATAATCGAAGTTGATGAAAACTTTCATCCGAGGTTTGATGCTAAAAGGAGGATTTACCACTATTTTATATATAACTCAAAAGAGCCCAATCTTTTTATTCGAAATTATGCCTGGTGGTTTCCATATGAATTGGATATTGAGAAAATGAGAGTCGCTGCAAAATTTCTTGAGGGAGAGCATGATTTCAAATCATTTATGAAAAGCGACGATACTCAACAAAAAACTACTACAAGAACCATTTATCGAATAAGGGTAATCAAAATGAGAAATAGGTTGATTCTGATCCGGGTAGAAGGTCGTTCATTTTTGAGACGAATGGTTAGGAATATTGTTGGTGCGCTTGTTAAGGTGGGAACTGGCGAATGGAAACCAGAGAAAATCAAGGAAGTGTTGGAATTGAGAGACCGGTCTCAGGCGGCAGCTACGGCGCCACCACATGGGTTATACTTTTACTCTGTGGATTTCTGATTGCCGCTGACCTTGGAAAATTCAATCTACATGGTAGAGAAATGTACATCTATGAACAAGCTGGTGTGGTTTACTACGTCGGGATCACCGAACCGGCTACTGAGGACCTTGAGGTCATTTCCCAATGGCTAAAACTCCCTGTTGTAAATTTTCTCTACGATGGACCAGCGCAGTATAGGGATTCTTTGGAAGAAAAGCTCAACGAATTAGGGGTACTTTTTGGTGTTGGAGATGTGTTATACGTATCGATCAAGACATCACATGAATTAGCTCATTACGAAGTTTCATATAAAGAAATTCGTAAAAGTGATACGACTGATATTTCGCGATTGATTGATCATCTTACAAACATTTTTGTTGAATTGTTTCCACCTGTCGAAAAACCCAAAACGGGTTTTTTAGTTGAAATAGGTGATCAAATAGATGTGAAGAAGGCATCGACGAATAAACCTGTTGAATTCAGATACAAAGAAAAAATCTATTCGGTGACTGTCAAGGGGCGCAAGTTACTTTTATCGGAGGGATTTTACGAATTTTTTGGTAAGACAATATACGTCGATAGAGATATGGATATAGATGAACCCGTTTTTTTTGTAGAAGATGCAGCAATGGTTTACAAGATTAAAGACAATTTTGCGATTTACAAATTCGGTAGATTGTCATTCCCAGATGGGCGTTCTTTTTATGTTGAAGAGCCATTTGATATTGTTAATGAGACGATTCTCAAAAAACTTATTACGGTGAAAGTTGATAATACACCAATCACCACACCGATTATCGGACGGTATGACCAGTATCTTTTACTCGCAAATGGTATGATATCTCCCATAGATTTATCTTGGACCATGAAAATCTGTGGTCCTATTGTGGATTGGACCGTTAACAAGGACAGGCTTTATGTTCTTGATATCTTTTGTTATGTGAAGGCAATAGATTTGAAAAACAGAAAGATTTTGTGGGAAAAACGTCTTTTAGGCGCATGGGGGATAGGTTCAAATAAAGATTTGATCTACGTTGGCTCTAATAATCAACTCATCGCGCTGAATGAAAATGGTCAGGTTGTTTCAAACCAAGATTGTTATGACTTTGGAACCTGGAAAGAAGGTATAATTACATTGAAATCACCACAGGATGGTTATGTCATCAGGTCACATATTGGTTTTGCTGTAATGAAAGGAAGTCAAGCCGTTCTTTACATAGATGAACCGCGTTCTTTCGAAAATGTGATCAAAATCAAATTTTTCGATTGGGGAGCTGTTATTGTCACTCAAACAGGATGCTGGGTGGTAGAAAGGTGAAGCAAAGAATCGATATCTTTCTTGTTCAAAAAGGCTTTGTTTGCAGCAGATCTCAGGCGCGGGACTTGATAAAATTGAAGAGAGTACTCGTCAATGGAGAGATATGTGAAAAACCCGCGAAGATCGTCGACGATAGTTCAAAGATAGAGCTTTTAAAACCAAGAAAATATGTCAGTAGAGCCGCTGAGAAATTAGAGAAGGCCTATTATGTCTTTGGAATAAACTTCAATGACAAAGTGATATGTGATATTGGGGCTTCTAAGGGTGGATTCACACAATTCGCAATTGAACATGGAGCGAAAAAGGTATACGCCGTTGATGTGGGAAGTAATCAACTTGCAGATTCGCTTCGAGTCGATCCAAGGGTTGTATGTTTTGAAAACTTCAATGCCAGATATTTGAGTATTGACAAAATAGGAGAATTGGTTGATATTGTTCTTTGTGATGTGTCATTTATATCTGTGAGAATCTTATTAAGAGCGATAAGTTCTGTTTTGAAGGAAAACGGCATAGCTGTCTTGTTGATAAAACCACAATTCGAAACCGGACCAGTCTTTTCTCAGTCAAAAGAGTGTCACATTAAGGTAATTATTGAAATCCTTAGAGATAGTATGAAAGAAGGGCTCTTTGGGTGTGGTTTAACTTACTCTCCCATCACTGGTTCTGATGGGAATATTGAATATCTTGCTTATTTTTCAAAAGTTTGCTCTGATTTAGTGGATAATGAGACAATTGTCAACGTTGTGAACGAGGCTTGGTCAGTCTTCAGAGGTGAGAAATGATATGCGTCAGGCGATATTGATTATCTTTCTTGTATTACTGCCAATTTGTTTTTTGGCTGAAATCATAGATTTTGTACCAGCGAATTACGATTTTTTCATTATTTTCAAAGACAATGGAACGTATTATCCGAAGATCTCATCGGTTCAGTTTTTCAATTTTCTTCTTGGAGAAAATGGTCTTGGTCTTGAGTATGTCACCAAATCATTACTTGAAAATATAGGTTACAATACGAGAGTCTCTCCAGATATTTTCTATGAAGCCATAAGCAAGAATATACTATTTGCATCAAAAGGTGTGACTCTGGATGTTGGATCGTTTTTCTCTGTTGATTTGAATTATTATGTGGAAGCCTTGAGAAATATCGGAACAGATTCCATACTGGTATTTGAGACCGACAAACCCGAAGAATTTATCAAACTCATAGCGGGTGTGACTAATCTGAAGGTTTCTACCAATGAAAAGACTTGGATACTTCAGGATACCGATGTAGCCATTTTCGCACGATACCACAAAGGTTACATAGTATTGAGTGGTAGTAAGAGCGCTTTAGAAAAAGCAATTGACGTCTATGATAGACCGACTGATCAATTCAGTAACCGTTATCCAGTTAAAGATCTGATAAATCAACCTGCTTGGATCTGTGGTTTTTTCAAGGGTAATTCCTTCAGTACTAACTTGGCTGGTATCGACACCAATTCACTGGATAGCGATTATTTCACTGTCACTGGTATTCCCAATGGAGAGTCTTTAGTCATTGAAGTAAAACAATATCTGAAGAAGAGTACAGATTTGAACAAATATTTATCTAATTCTGCAACGATGAGAAATATGCCTTTTATAGGAAATTTTGCATTTTCAGTAACTGCCAGTGGTCCATCTGATATAGCACAGAGTATTGCATCGTGGTTCCAAGGTGCTCAGGAAGAGGTCAGGAAGATTTATCAGATTATTTCGTCGATACTCGAAGTTAGTACAGGCAGAGTCTATTTGACAGGTGACATTTCCAGTGAGCAAGTGCGGTTTGCTGCTATTTTTAACTTAGCCACAGATTTTGATATGAATCTGATAAAATCCTATGGAGCACGTGATTTTGGTGGAGAATTGAGATTACCCATCTTGAATGGCTTTGTCTCGTTTTTTACGGTTGGCAAGGATCTTATCGTGACAAATATGACAAGAGAAGACTATCAAAAGGCATCGAATCGAAAAAGATTACGAGATGATGCTGCATATCAGTATTTATCGAAGAAATTTCCCGAGAAAGACATGATGAGAATTTATGTAGATTTGGGCAACATCGTTGAATCTATGCTCGGATCCAAAGCACGAGGTAGAGTTTTATTCTCTCAATTCATCGATAGTGGCGTAATCATTTACAGAGTGGAGGTAATGTGAAATGGGATTTGCCATTTTTGATAGAAACAAAATTTTGCTCAAAAGGTATTTCAAGTTTGTCGAGAAAATAAAAGAATCTGAGAAACGTATCTCAAAGATGAGTAATCTTGAGCTCATCAATCTATCACAAGAAATGAAAAAGAACGTGAGTGATGAAAATATCATCGATTGTTTTGCACTTGCAAGAACTGTGGCAAAGAGAGTCTTAGGAATGTATCCTTTTGATGTTCAAGTCGTTGGTGGACTCGCACTTAACGAAGGTAAGGTAGCCGAAATGAAGACTGGTGAAGGGAAGACTCTTGCGGCAACGATGCCTTTGTATTTCAACGCCTTGTCTGGAAAAGGTGTACATCTTGTCACCGTCAATGATTACCTTGCTCGCCGTGACGCACTTTGGATGGGACCGTTGTATCTATTTCTTGGGCTCAGGGTTGGAGTCATAAATCAACTTGGGAAATCATACGAGGTCGTGTGGAAAAACAAGGATGCCTTTGAATCGGCAATAAGTGAAAATCTTTCGGTTTGGCCACAGGATTACACAGATGAGTTTTTGAAAGATCATATGAAAAATCAAAGGGCAGTAGAGGCATTTGCTGTTGATTTGGTTGAAATAGACAGAAAAAAGGCATATGAATGTGATATCACGTATGGTACAAACAATGAATTTGGTTTTGATTATTTACGCGATAATCTGGTTCTTGATCTGAATGATAAGGTTCAAAGAGGACACTTCTACGCGATAATAGACGAAGTCGATAGCATTTTGATCGACGAGGCTCGTACTCCATTGATAATCTCTGGACCATCAAGAGAAGGCGCTTCTATTTATAAACGATTTGCATCGTTGGCAAAAAAGATGATAAAGGACACAGATTTCACCGTTGACGAAAAGGCACGAATGGTCATTTTGACAGAAAAAGGTATCGAGAAAGCTGAAAAATTGATAGGAATCGAAAATTTATATGATCCTTCAAATGTGAACAACGTCTATCACCTGTTGAATGCACTGAAAGCGTTGCATTTGTTCAAGAAAGATGTCGATTATGTCATTATGAACCAAGAAATAATCATAGTGGATGAATTCACAGGCAGACTTTTACCTGGTAGACGTTACAGTGGAGGATTACATCAGGCAATAGAGGCAAAAGAAGGAGTACCAATAAAAGAAGAGTCCATAACTTATGCAACTATAACTTTTCAGAATTACTTCAAAATGTACGAAAAACTCGCCGGAATGACCGGTACTGCCAAAACTGAGGAGGAAGAATTCAAACAGCTCTACGATATGGAAGTAGTAGTAATTCCAACCCATAAACCAATGATAAGAAAAGACCATGATGATCTCATCTATCGAACACAATCTGAAAAATACGCGGCAGTAGTAGCCGATGTTGCTGAAAGGTACAAAAAAGGACAACCTGTTTTGATAGGAACGACATCGATAGAAAAGAGTGAATTGTTGAGTTCGATGCTTAGAAAGATGAATATACCACACCAGGTGTTAAATGCCAAGTATCATGAAAAAGAGGCGCAGATAGTGGCTCTTGCTGGGCAAAAAAATGCAGTTACGATCGCAACAAATATGGCTGGGAGAGGTACAGATATAAAATTGGGTGAAGGAGTCACTGAACTCGGTGGTCTATGTATCATAGGGACAGAACGTCATGAAAGCAGACGTATCGACAATCAATTGAGAGGTCGCTCTGGTAGGCAAGGCGACCCAGGAGAATCAAGATTCTATCTGTCGCTTGAAGATGATTTATTAAGGATATTCGGGAAAGATCAACTCGAAAGAGTGATGAATGTCCTGAAGATCAAACCAGGTGAACCCATTGAACACCCTCTTCTGACGAAGTTAATAGAGACCGTACAAAAGAGGGTAGAGGGAATTAATTTTTCTATAAGGAAGCACTTAATGGAAATGGATACCGTTTTAGACGTGCAGAGAAATTCAATTTACTCTTACAGAGATTGGATTTTGTCAGGTAAGGTGGAACAATATATAGATGAGGCAATCGAAGATTTTGTTGAAAGAAGGATAAGTGACTTTTGTGACGGGTCTGAGTGGGATCTCGAGGGTCTAAAGAACTCACTCTCCATTCTACCAAAAGGTGTGGTGAACTTAGATGGACAGAAGATAGATTCACAAGAGCAATTGAAAGAATTTTTGATAAATTCTTTGAAAGAGTCTTACAAGAGAAAAAAGGAAGAAATAGGAGATGAATACACTCAATTTCTCAAATTCTTGGTATTGCGCATCATAGATGATAACTGGAGACAATATCTTGAAGAGGTAGAGCATGTCAAGGAAGCCGTCAACCTGAGGGCTTATGGTCAGAGAGATCCAATAATAGAGTTCAAAAAAGAAACATACGCGTTATTCGACGAGATGATAGCAAGGGTGAATGAACTTGTTGTCTCCTGGATGCTGAGAGTTGTGAGAGCAGATAAGCAAAAAGCAGAGCAAGAAGCAAAGAAAGATCTTGCAAATCTCCAACTTGTGCACGAAGAGTTCAACATTGTAAACAGATCCGAGAGGAGAAAGTTACAAAAAGATGAGAAAATAAAAAAGAGATTCAAAGTGAAGAGGTGAATCACTGAATGATAGCTTATGAAACTCGTGTGAAAATAGACGAGTTAAAGGAAAAATACAATAATTTTCTAAAACTCATCAATCCAGAAAAAATAAAAGAAGAATTGAAAGAGTTGGAGCATCAAATGTCCGACCCAGACATTTGGAAAGATCAAAGAAAAGCCAGTGAACTTTCACGAAAGATACAACATTTTAAGGACCTTCTCAACGACATGGAGAAAATTAGAAGACATCTGGAGGATATCGATGTTGGTATCGAATTGAGTGAAGAAGACCCACAGATTGCAGAAAATGTCGAGGAACTTGTTAAAAACGTTGAAAGAGATCTACGCCGCTTTCAGTTTGAGTTAATTCTGAACGATCCGCTCGATTCGAGTAATGCTTATCTGACAGTGCATCCCGGTGCTGGTGGAACTGAATCACACGATTGGGCTCAGATGTTACTCAGAATGTACATGAGATGGGCAGAGAGAAAAGGTTTTGAAGTTGAGTTGCTCGATTTTCAACCTGGTGAAGAAGCCGGTGTAAAAAGCGCAACGGTTCTGATAAAGGGTGAATATGCCTATGGTTATCTGAAACACGAAAGAGGCGTACATAGACTTGTGAGAATATCACCATTCGATGCGGCAAAAAGGAGACACACTTCCTTTGCATCTGTGAATGTAATACCCGAGATATCAGACGATATAGAAGTAGAGATTAAACCAGAAGATTTGAGAATAGATACTTTTCGGGCGTCTGGTCATGGTGGTCAATATGTCAACAGGACAGATTCTGCCGTCCGAATAACACATCTCCCAACTGGTATTGTTGTTTCATGTCAGAGTGAAAGATCACAACACCAAAATAAGGCTCAGGCGATGAAGATGCTCAAAGCAAAGTTGTACCAATTGGAATTGTCTAAGAGAAAAGAACAACTTGAAGAGATCCAAGGTGAGCTGAAGGAAATAGCCTGGGGTAACCAGATAAGATCTTATGTTTTGCAGCCTTACACAATGGTAAAAGATCATAGAACGAATGTTGAAACAGGTAATTTTGAAGCAGTTCTCGATGGAGAGCTCGACGATTTCATAGAAGCAGAGCTACTCCATTTTGCCAACCAAGGTATTTAGCGCCTGCTTATTCCATATTTTTTCATTTTATAACAGAAAGTCTTGTAGTTCATCTTGAGGACTGCAGATGCTTTTTTTCTGTTCCAGGAAGTTTTCTGTAGAGCATCATATATGAATTGTTTTTCGATCTTGGCGACCATGCTGTTTACACAGTTTTTCAAATCGATCTGTTCAACATCTGTTGTAATAGTATTGGCTCCCATGAGATGATCGACTATATCGTTTCCAGTTGCGTAGGCATATATTGTTTCGAGCAATTCTTGGGTATTTCCAGGCCAATCGTACGACGTGAACATCCTCAGGGTTTGCTCGTCGGGGAAATGCATCGGCATATTTTTGTATCGACTATGGATCAATGAAAGCGCACGGTCTATCATGTAAGGAATATCTTCTTTTCTCTTCCTCAAAGGTGGGATTTCTATATTCAAATCTTTCTCTAAACGAATCGATGATTCTATCACAACGATTTTTTTACCATCAACTATTGCTTCGTAATTGCCCGTGGAGATTTCCGTGTACTTGCCATCAGATAAAAAATCAACATATGCTTCGACCTTGATACCTTTTTCTGCCACGATCACCAATTTCTCTGGGATGTTGTTTTTTAATTTCTGCAGCTGCCTTAGTGTTGGAAGTATCTTTATTCCTTGAAGTTCTACAGAAGAATTCATTATATCATTGATTTTTCTACACCTCTCTAAAGCTTTCTTGGTCTCGATAAATCTTATGGCTAAGATCAACTCAGAGATACTATCGACGAAAATAGCTTCTGGTTGTTTATCGAGTTTTGGACCATATACAACATCCCAAAACTCCTCAAGGATTTTCTGTACATAATCATCTTCGTCTTCATAATGTTTCACATACATCTTTTCGTTGGTCATTGGAAGAAGTGTTTCATTCGCGATCGCCAGTGGCATGAGAATTTTTATCATGGTATATCACCCAACACACGCAGCTAATGCTATCGACAAGAGCTTTGATTCGGCATTATCAGCCCTGGAAACGACCACTATAGGTGCCTTCGCCCCAACGATGAGGCCGGCTATTTTGCCTCCTGCAAAATAAAGTGCAGATTTTCCCAGAAAATTTCCAGAATGAATATCGGGGACCACTAAAAGATCTGCTTGCCCAGCTACCTCCCCTTTCACATTCTTCACTCTTGCTGCGTTAATATTCAGAGCGTTGTCCAAGCCAAGTGGTCCATCGACAATACAGTTTTTCAGCTCGCCCCTTTGTGCCATTTTTGATATTACCGATGCATCTATAGTCTCAGGCATGTCTTTGTTCACAGTCTCGACCGCACAGATTATTGCTACCTTTGGTTTTTCATAACCAAGTTTATGCATGAGATCTACAGCATTCTTAATTATCGCCACCTTTTCTTCAAGTGTTGGTTTGATAATCATTCCACCATCAGTTATAAAAACAACTCTATCGAGTGTGGGAACTTCAACAACTGCAACATGACTCAAAAGCCCAGAGCTTCTCAGTCCCCATTCTTTATTGAGCACTGCTTTCAACAGCACAGAAGTTTTTACAAGTCCCTTTAAGAGTATGTTTGCCCTATTAGATGAAACTATTTTCACACTTTCTTCTGCCGTTTGTTCTTCGGTCTGTGTATGTACGAATTCCACTTCATTACCTATCCAGTTTCTCTTAGTACCCACAAGAAAAATCTTCTCAACGATTCTCTCTTCGTAAGCCATTCTCGCGGCTTTAACGGCTTCGTCATCTTCACATCCTGCAACGACTATATTCTTTCTACCCGAAGTTTTTGCACGTTCAACGAGTTCTTTTAAAGATTTCATCGTTTACCCCCCAATGTCTTTCACTGCTTTTGCCAGGAAAACAATGGCCATGATGGCATTAAAAACCACGGAATAATCGTCGCCTTTAAAGACGACTGTCCTGGAATCTAATCTTTCCAACCCTGGCATCAATTCGGCTGCATCGGCGAAGGATGTGTCCTTTAATTCTATTTTCATCTCAATTGGTGGCGTGAATTTAACAATAGGTAGTTTACTCTTTTCAATTTGCACAGCGCGTTGAGCGGCTTCCTTTATCTGTCTCATTACAAGTGACTTTGGTTTCATGATAGCAGAGAATCTTCCCGTTGACTCCTTTGTTACAACATATAGGTATTCGCCTTTCAACGATTGTTGCAGTTCTTTTTGTAATGTGTTGTCACCTATTACGAGTGCAAGTGGAACTCCATGATAACCAGCGAAAGCCGCATTTATGATAGCTTCATTCATGCGCTGCCCATTTATCCAGAAATTATGAATGACCGAACTGGAATATGTATGGTCCATAATTCCATATTTTGCGCCAACACCAGCATGATACCCAAGAAAAATGACTCTATCAAAACTTTTATCCAAACCTATCATCATGAAATCTTTTCTTAAAGATCCATGGGCAATTTCAAC
The DNA window shown above is from Thermotoga profunda AZM34c06 and carries:
- the surE gene encoding 5'/3'-nucleotidase SurE — translated: MRILITNDDGVTSTGLLTLAKVLAKKHNILVVAPESEQSATGHAITVRMPIWVKKVEVVGDFPIYATTGTPADCVKIGVEVLAKKTVDLVISGINYGHNLGTDVIYSGTVSGALEGALLGIPALAVSAPIEKNYDYHQAALFIEMFIKDFDFNILEQFTALNINFPSGIIKGWKATKQSTRRYADRFEARIDPAGNTYYWMYGDIIEDDPSDDSDYNAIKNGYVSVTPITVFMNNDRVLMKLKEVENAAHKTPR
- the def gene encoding peptide deformylase codes for the protein MRHIRLLGDPILRRKAKEVEKIDENIKALVKDLFETMYATDGIGLAAPQIGVPLRIFVMDDGTPKTFINPAIVFKSAETNIAEEGCLSVPEVFENVERSNEIVIRYTDLDGNEIEERLSGYSARVAQHEYDHLDGILFIDLIPASRRFAIRQKLSNIIKQSGKKYSTNKP
- the fmt gene encoding methionyl-tRNA formyltransferase, yielding MKIIFLGTPEYASKHLEALLESNYDIVGVVTQPDRPAGRGQRLLPSPVKEIALRANLPVFEKMKDIPFDSLKPDIGIVVAYGALIKEKYLNLLPLGFYNVHPSLLPKYRGAAPIQRAIENGEKVTGVTLFKLTKELDAGPIAAQISVTIDEYENFDSLETKLIKVGEKLLKDFLKDPTSFSLVPQDESQATYAPKITAQDIVVDFNKSTEEVKNKIRAYDSRPGARTTLRGEFVKVFGVRKTDKTKYNEVPGTIVYIDHEGGHVTTVDGIVVISQIQFPSKKKVSFLEAMNGRLIKIKDRFV
- the truA gene encoding tRNA pseudouridine(38-40) synthase TruA, producing MKRFLATVSYDGTQFFGFQTQSDVRTVQRVIEEALERIFKQRVTTIAAGRTDTGVHAVGQVVLFSCPIEIDPMSMKNALNANLPDDVYVRRIIEVDENFHPRFDAKRRIYHYFIYNSKEPNLFIRNYAWWFPYELDIEKMRVAAKFLEGEHDFKSFMKSDDTQQKTTTRTIYRIRVIKMRNRLILIRVEGRSFLRRMVRNIVGALVKVGTGEWKPEKIKEVLELRDRSQAAATAPPHGLYFYSVDF
- a CDS encoding TlyA family RNA methyltransferase; amino-acid sequence: MKQRIDIFLVQKGFVCSRSQARDLIKLKRVLVNGEICEKPAKIVDDSSKIELLKPRKYVSRAAEKLEKAYYVFGINFNDKVICDIGASKGGFTQFAIEHGAKKVYAVDVGSNQLADSLRVDPRVVCFENFNARYLSIDKIGELVDIVLCDVSFISVRILLRAISSVLKENGIAVLLIKPQFETGPVFSQSKECHIKVIIEILRDSMKEGLFGCGLTYSPITGSDGNIEYLAYFSKVCSDLVDNETIVNVVNEAWSVFRGEK
- the secA gene encoding preprotein translocase subunit SecA; translation: MGFAIFDRNKILLKRYFKFVEKIKESEKRISKMSNLELINLSQEMKKNVSDENIIDCFALARTVAKRVLGMYPFDVQVVGGLALNEGKVAEMKTGEGKTLAATMPLYFNALSGKGVHLVTVNDYLARRDALWMGPLYLFLGLRVGVINQLGKSYEVVWKNKDAFESAISENLSVWPQDYTDEFLKDHMKNQRAVEAFAVDLVEIDRKKAYECDITYGTNNEFGFDYLRDNLVLDLNDKVQRGHFYAIIDEVDSILIDEARTPLIISGPSREGASIYKRFASLAKKMIKDTDFTVDEKARMVILTEKGIEKAEKLIGIENLYDPSNVNNVYHLLNALKALHLFKKDVDYVIMNQEIIIVDEFTGRLLPGRRYSGGLHQAIEAKEGVPIKEESITYATITFQNYFKMYEKLAGMTGTAKTEEEEFKQLYDMEVVVIPTHKPMIRKDHDDLIYRTQSEKYAAVVADVAERYKKGQPVLIGTTSIEKSELLSSMLRKMNIPHQVLNAKYHEKEAQIVALAGQKNAVTIATNMAGRGTDIKLGEGVTELGGLCIIGTERHESRRIDNQLRGRSGRQGDPGESRFYLSLEDDLLRIFGKDQLERVMNVLKIKPGEPIEHPLLTKLIETVQKRVEGINFSIRKHLMEMDTVLDVQRNSIYSYRDWILSGKVEQYIDEAIEDFVERRISDFCDGSEWDLEGLKNSLSILPKGVVNLDGQKIDSQEQLKEFLINSLKESYKRKKEEIGDEYTQFLKFLVLRIIDDNWRQYLEEVEHVKEAVNLRAYGQRDPIIEFKKETYALFDEMIARVNELVVSWMLRVVRADKQKAEQEAKKDLANLQLVHEEFNIVNRSERRKLQKDEKIKKRFKVKR